AGAAATGAATCATCaagatttattttctaaacattgAATATAATCACAAGTATATTATGTGTTATGAGAGGAACATGATAAAAAGAGGCATTAAGAAAACacacaaattaaatttattaaaccaAATTAGTTCCTATGTTTATTATAGGGAAAGTTTACCTGAGTAAATGCTCCTTCTTTATCTTCAAGCAGTGACTGTGGTTCTGATAGAAAATCTCTTTTCTCACAGCTCTCTTGACTGAGGAGCATGTCAGCATAGTTGGGCTGAGGGAAGATCAGGTGACTCTTGCGTGAGTCTGTCGTCAGGGACACGTCATGCGAGTAGGTCTGCAGAAAAGCACTGACCCCGTCCACGCCCATAAAGTGCGAGGCGGGCACGCCAGCCAATCCACTTTCAGAAGCCTGCAGCAGGCGCGATGAATGCCAGCGCCTCAGCCTGAATGCCAGCAGAACAATGACAAAGGCCAGGAAGACACAGGAAACCACGGCCACTGCCACCACCAAATAGAGAGTGAGCTCTGAGTCCTCCTGGCTGGTGGGGGCACTCATGCTGCCCAGATCTGCCAGGACATCGGGGATGCTGTCGGCCACGGCCACTGTAAGTGTGACTGTGGCTGAGAGAGGGGGGTGCCCGTGGTCCTGGACCCCCACGACCAGGTTCTGCTTGAGTGCATCTCTGTCCAGCAGGGCACGGGCAGTGCGTACCTCACCAGTGTGCAGCCCCACAGAGAACAGCCCAGGCTCACTGGCCTTGAGCAGGCGGTAGGACAGCCAGGCATTCTGGCCTGAGTCTTTGTCCACTGCCACCACTTTGGTCACCAGGTACCCAGGTTCTGCAGAGCGGGGGGCCAGCTCCACCCCAGTGGAGCCATCAGTGGGGAATGTGGGGTACaggatctcaggtgcattgtcaTTCTGGTCCAGTACAAATATGCTCAGTGACACATTGCTGCTGAGTGGAGGATTCCCACTGTCACTGGCTTTCACCAGTAGCTGCAGGTCCCTAACCAGTTCATAGTCAAAGGAGCGCAATGCATAAAGGATACCAGTGTCTGAGTTGATGGAGATATAGGTGGAGAGAGGTACCCCTTGGACTGTGTCCTCAATGAGTGCATAAGCTATTTGGGCATTCTCAACGCTGTCAGGGTCCAGAGCAGTCACACAGAAGATGGAAGCTcccctggggttgttttctaGAATATAAGCTGAATAGGAATAATGTGCAAAGATAGGTGGGTTGTCATTGATGTCTGCCACATGAAGGGTGATAATAGTATCCACAAATAGGGGTGGACTACCTCCATCCATGGCTCTTAAAGTGATGTTATATTCTGACACTTGTTCACGATCCAGAGATCTGGCCGTCATTAGGCGATAATATTGACCAACTGATCTTTCTAAATTAAATGGCATATTTCCCAAGACAGAAATAGTGACCTGTCCATTTTGTCCAGAATCCCGGTCATGAACATTTataagagcaatttcttttccaGCACTAGCCTCTTCTGGTATTGATCCTGTGAGGGATGTGATTGTAACTTCTGGGGCATTATCATTCACATCCAAAATGTTTACCAAAACTGTAGCTTTTGAAAGGAGACCTGGTCCATCTTGCGCTTCAATTTTAATCTCGTACAACATAGCTTCTTCATAATCTAGGCTCTTTAATATTGATATTTCTCCAGTCACTGAGTTGAGATGAAAAATCTGAAATATTTTCCCAGGCATTTTATCTAACATGTAGGACACCTGAGCATTGAATCCTTCATCAGGGTCAGTGGCATTCACGGTAAGTAGTCGGGTGCCTACTGGCAAGTTTTCCTGGACACTTACTTGATACTCTGGCTGAGTAAAAACTGGTGGGTTATCATTTGCATCCAGCACTATAACTTTGATGTACAAGCTACCAGAGAGGATGGGATCACCACCATCTGAAGCAATCAGGATAACTTGATGAACTTCCTTTTCCTCACGGTCCAGAgtatgttccagcaccaattctgGGTATTTGGTCCCATCCAAGACAATCTTCATCGCCAGGGAGAAATAGTTATTTTGACTGAGCTGGTAGTTCTGCAAGGAGTTCATGCCCACATCTGCATCAAAGGCAGTTTTAAGTGGAAATCGAGTTCCAGGAGCGGTTAATTCACCCATTTTTATTTCCAAGTCCTTTGTCAGGAAATCAGGAGCATTGtcattaatatcttttatttctatttccactTCAAAAATTTTCAATTTCTCTTCAACCAGGATATTAAATTGTACTAAACAAGacattctctgagcacagagttcttCCCTGTCTATCCTGCCCGCGGTGACCAGGCTGCCACTTCGCGGGTTCAGAGCAAAGAGCTGCGTCTTACCTCTGGAGACGATGCGGACTCGGCGCTCCTCCAGCTCCCAAAGCTCCAAACCCAGGTCGTTGGCGATGTTGCCCACGAAGGAGCCTTTGTCCAGCTCCTCAGGCACCGAGTAGCGGATCTGTCCGAATCCAGACTTGCATAGCGTCCCCAGAAGTGCGCACAGCAGGGCTAGCCCTCCGTTTCGGAATCTCAGGGTGCTGACCATTTCCTTTTTGGTGATTTTCCCTGCCTTCGATTCCAGTTACTCACGACAGACTCCAATCTTATTTGATTAAGGAAGTATAGCCTTTCATGGACCTAATTCCTAGGTCAAAAAGGATTGGTTGGACGATAGAGTGAGCCTTATAAAAGCGCAACTCTTCTGATTCTAATttgcttcttctttattttttaggaaCCGAGAAATGGTGGACTGGGTGGGTTTCCTGCTTCAGTTTCCTTCATAAGTGGTCAACAGCGACACTCAGAGGCCTAACCGTTTGCTGCACCCTCTGAGACAAACCCAAGTTAAGACTAGCTTGTtttttgaaacttattttatttattctttttttaaatcgttGGTACAGTGTTTATTGCACCTAACTGAAGTATCCCATGACAAAGgatatacttaaaattattattctcaAGAATTCATTCACTAGCCTTATCACCACTAAATACAGATTTAAACTGGCCAGTTACTCTTTTGGAAATCACAAAGTTCAAAAACCACACAGAAATATGAGTCATCTTTCTAGACGAAAACTGAAATCTGAACTAATATCCTAAAATCAttgtttaaatgttaaatatttcatttaatctttATGTAATGTAATATGTGGTATTTTAGGTAAGAGCACAGCCATTTCTTTAACAGTAatgaagatataaaagaaaaaataatattgcattGAGATAACTATACACTGGGATAAGTCAAAGGCAGTGTCATGATCTCCAACATGGTCATGTAACTTAACAAACATGAGCAGGGATTGATGTTGGGATCTGTTTATTTTCCCTGTGAAATAATAGACTCCAGAATAATAAAATTGACATTATCTGTGCCTAAATCTTTAGTGTGAGAGTATTTTGTAAAgttcaaaactaaaaatgataaaaataaatgttgatttttGTCTCAAAAACTGTCTTCTTGAATTTGTTTTACTCTCatcatagaaatagaaatataatagttattttaatcaatatgctcatgacattcattttttttattttgttttggcacacgcctggcagtgctcaggggttactccctgctcaatgctcagaaattgctcctgacaggctctggggaccaaatgggatgccaggattcgcacaatcgaccttctgcatgcaaggcaaacaccttaccttcatgctatctctccggtcccatgacattcatttttataaagaatcactatatatatactaaaagtgctgtctttaatttttatcaacCCATACATTATTAGTATTTTATGAGTGAAGATGTGGTAATAGATTATTTCAcaataaattctaattttatccCATACAGAATTATATAATAATGATGAACACAATAGAATAGTCTGAGGTAAAATTTCCATCAAATACCCTTAAATAGAATaacaacatattaaaatatgacaTAAAATACAACCCAATCACTTCCAAATTCTCATTTAAATCATATAATTTCaatattcttgatttttattagatatataactaatatattaTAAACCAGCATTAAAAATCAAAGTGGCTATTGAAGAGAAATGAGAGAATAGAAATTATTGTTCATTTTTGAGGGGCTttctcagaagtgctcagggttatctTCTCAATGCGAGGAAGTCACATACAGTACTGCAAATCAAACCTGGGGCCTGGTCATGCTAGACATGTGTTCCAATCCTTTGAAGTATCACACTAGTTTTGACAATATATTTACAGCAACTATAAGTAGGTGTACTggagaaaatatatgtataaagtaGTTCTCTAGGGCCAATCTTTGATATGGCTTATTAAAAAAGCTTAAGAAAAAAGATTTGTGGGATCACATcttgctgtgcttagggattattcttggctttgtgttcaggaatcactcctggtggtgctcagaccatatgtcatgccaggaactgaacctgggttaactacatgcaaagtaagcatcttACCTCTGGGCCTCTTTTGTTATTCTTACAGATTAAAAAGGCAATATAGTTTCTtgttatgaagaaaataaaacaatgaagagATATATCTTTACTGTTATATTATCCATTTATTATAGTGCAAGTGATAATGCTATCATTAAGTGAATAAAGTTATATTACCAATTAGTTAATAAGCTTTTTGGAAAGGCAGAAATTCTATGACATAACTTTCTAAAACACAGTGAAGCATATCTAGATAAATTTGCATCACAATAGGCCACATAACAAAGTGAAGTGAGGACACCCACTGAAGAACTGAAGATTTTAGAGTATAAAGAAACTCAGTTTATAGTATAAAAAACTAAGGTGCTTAAAGtttagttattcataatacagtcaaataaaaaacacaagcCTTAATATTAAAAAACAGGTGAGTAAACATAAATTCTCTATGTTtctaagagagaaaaattatgaCCCACCTAGAAGATATGACTTACTCTAGGATAAAATAGAGCACAGAAACCAGATACCTCACTTCctaatgctttgtttttttttttataacctaAATGGCACCTTAACCTACTAATTACTACTAattatatacattaaataaaatttcacccTTTGTCCCACTATAAGGTCCAAACACATCAACAAGAAATGATTCACCaagatttattttctaaacattgAATATAATCACAAGTATATTATGTGTTATAATAGAAACATGATAAAAAGAGGCATTAAGTAAGCacacaaattaaatttattaaaccaAATTAgttactatatatattatgggGAGATTTTACCTGAGAAAATGCCCCTTCTTTATCTTCAAGCAGTGACTGTGGTTCTGATAAAAAATCTCTTTTCTCACAACTCTCATGACTGAGGAGCATGTCAGCATAGTTGGGCTGAGGGAAGATCAGGTGACTCTTGCGTGAGTCTGTCGTCAGGGACACCTCATGTGAGTAGGTCTGCAGAAAAGCCCTGACCCCGTCCACGCCCATAAAGTGCGAGGCAGGCACGCCAGCCAATCCGCTTTCAGAAGCCTGCAGCAGGCGCGATGAATGCCAGCGCCTCAGCCTGAATGCCAGCAGAACAATGACAAAGGCCAGGAAGACACAGGAAACCACGGCCACTGCCACCACCAAATAGAGAGTGAGCTCTGAGTCCTCCTGGCTGGTGGGGGCACTCATGCTGCCCAGATCTGCCAGGACATCGGGGATGCTGTCGGCCACGGCCACTGTAAGTGTGACTGTGGCTGAGAGAGGGGGGTGCCCGTGGTCCTGGACCCCCACGACCAGGTTCTGCTTGAGTGCATCTCTGTCCAGCAGGGCACGGGCAGTGCGTACCTCACCAGTGTGCAGCCCCACAGAGAACAGCCCAGGCTCACTGGCCTTGAGCAGGCGGTAGGACAGCCAGGCATTCTGGCCTGAGTCTTTGTCCACTGCCACCACTTTGGTCACCAGGTACCCAGGTTCTGCAGAGCGGGGGGCCAGCTCCACCCCAGTGGAGCCATCAGTGGGGAATGTGGGGTACaggatctcaggtgcattgtcaTTCTGGTCCAGTACAAATATGCTCAGTGACACATTGCTGCTGAGTGGAGGATTCCCACTGTCACTGGCTTTCACCAGTAGCTGCAGGTCCCTAACCAGTTCATAGTCAAAGGAGCGCAATGCATAAAGGATACCAGTGTCTGAGTTGATGGAGATATAGGTGGAGAGAGGTACCCCTTGGACTTTGTCCTCAATGAGTGCATAAGCAATTTGAGCATTCTCAGGGCCATCAGGGTCCTGAGCGGTCACACAAAAGATGGAAGCTcccctggggttgttttctaGAATATAAGCTGAATAGGAAGAATGTGCAAAGATAGGTGGGTTGTCATTGATGTCTGCCACATGAAGGGTGATGACAGTGTCCACGAACAGGGGTGGACTTCCTCCATCCATGGCTCTTAGAGTGATGTTATATTCAGACATTTGTTCTCGGTCCAGAGATCTGGCCGTCACTAAGCGATAATATTGACCAAATGATCTTTCTAAATTAAAGGGCATATTTCCCAAGACAGAAATAGTGACCTGTCCATTTTGTCCAGAATCCCGGTCATGCACATTTATAAGGGCAATCTCTCTTCCAGCACTAGCCTCTTCTGATATTGATCCTGTGAGGGATGTGATTGTAACTTCTGGGGCATTATCATTCACATCCAAAATGTTTACCAAAACTGTAGCTCTTGAACGGAGACCTGGTCCATCTTGTGCTTCAATTTTAATCTCGTACAACATAGCTTCTTCATAATCCAGGCTTTTTAATATCGATATTTCTCCAGTCACTGAGTTGagatgaaaaatctgaaaaattttCCCAGGCATTTTATCTAACACATAGGACACCTGAGCATTGAATCCTTCATCAGGGTCAGTGGCATTCACGGTAAGTAGTCGGGTGCCTACTGGCAAGTTTTCCTGGACACTTACTTGATACTCTGGCTGAGTAAAAACAGGTGGGTTATCATTTGCATCTAACACTATAACTTGGATGTACAAGCTGCCAGAGAGGATGGGATCACCACCATCAGAAGCAATCAGGATAACTTGATGAACTTCCTTTTCCTCACGGTCCAGAGCATGTTCCAGCACTAATTCTGGGTATTTGGTCCCATCTAAGACGTTCTTCATCGCCAGggaaaaatagttattttgacTGAGCTGGTAGTTCTGCAAGGAGTTCATGCCCACATCTGCATCAAAGGCAGTTTTAAGTGGAAATCGAGTTCCAGGAGCCGtaaattcacttatttttatttccaagtcCTTTGTTAGAAAATCAGGAGCATTATCATTAATATCTTTTATCTCAATTTCCACTTCAAAGAATTTCAACTTGTCTTCAACCAGGATATGAAATTGTACTAAACAAGAcatactctgagcacagagttcttCCCTGTCTATCCTGCCCGCGGTGACCAGGCTGCCACTTCGCGGGTTCAGAGCAAAGAGCTGCGTCTTACCTCTGGAGACGATGCGGACTCGGCGCTCCTCCAGCTCCCAAAGCTCCAAACCCAGGTCGTTGGCGATGTTGCCCACGAAGGAGCCTTTGTCCAGCTCCTCAGGCACCGAGTAGCGGATCTGTCCGAATCCAGACTTGCATAGCGTCCCCAGAAGTGCGCACAGCAGGGCTAGCCCTCCGTTTCGGAATCTCAGGGTGCTGACCATTTCCTTTTTGGTGATTTTTCCCTGCCTCAATTCCAGTTACTCACGACAGACTCCAATCTTATTTGATAAGGAAGTATAGCCTTTCATGGACCTAATCCTAGGTCAAAAAAGATTGGCTGGCCGATAGAGTGAGCCTTATAAAAGCGCAACTCTTCTGATTCtaatttgcttctttgttttttaggAATCGAGAAATGGTGGACTGGGTGGGTTTCCTGCTTCAGTTTCCTTCATAAGTGGTCAACAGCGACACTCAGAGGCCTAACCGTTTGCTGCACCCTCTGAGACAAACCCAAGTTAAGACCAGCTTGTTTTCtgaaacttacttttttttattcttctttaaatCGTTGGTACAGTGTTTATTGCACCAAACTGAAGTATCCCATGACAAAGGAtatactaaaaattattattctcaAGAAGTCATTCACTAGGCTTATCACTACTAAATACAGTTTTAAACTGGCCAGTTACTCTTTTGGAAATCACAAAGTTCAAAAACCACACAGAAATATGAGTCATCTTTCTAGACGAAAAGTGAAATCTGAACTAATATCCTAAAATCAttgtttaaatgttaaatatttcatttaatctttATGTAATGCAATATGTGGGATTTTAGGTAAGAGCACAGCCATTTCCTTAACAGTAatgaagatataaaagaaaaaataatattgcattGAGATAACTATACAATGAGATAAGTCAAAGGCAGTGTCATGATCTCCAACAGGGTCATGTAACTTAACAAACATGAGCAGGGAGTGATGCTGGGATCTGTTTATTTTCCCTGTGAAATAATAAACTTCAGAATAATAAAATTGACATTATTTTTGCCTAAATATTTAGTCTGAGAGTATTTTGtaaagttcaaaataaaaatgataaaaataaatgttgatttcAGTCTCAAAAACTGTTTTCttgaatttgtttttctctcaccatagaaatagaaatataatagttattttaatcattatgctcatgacattcattttttaattttgttttggcacacacctggcagtgctcaggggttactccctggctctatgctaagaaattgctcctgacaggctcaagggaccataagggatgccgggattcgaacaactaaccttctgcatgcaaggcaaacaccttaccttcatgctatctctctggtcccatgacattcatttttataaagaatcactatatatactaaaaatgctgtctttaatttttatcaacCCATACATTATTAGTATTTTATGAGTGACGATGTGGTAATAGATTATTTCAcaataaattctaattttatctcATACAGAATTAGATAATAATGATGAACACAATAGAATGGTCTAGGTAAAATTTCCATCAGATACCCTTAAATAGAATaacaacatattaaaatatgacaTAAAAATACAACCCAATCACTTCCAAATTCTCATTTAAATCATATAATTTCaatattcttgatttttattagatatataactaatatattaTAAACCAGCATTAAAAATCAATGTGGCTATTGAAGAGAAATGAGAGAATAGAAATTATTGTTCATTTTTGAGGGGCTttctcagttgtgctcagggctatcTTCTCAATGCGAGGAAGCCACATATCAGTACtgcaaatcaaacctgggtcctgaTCATGCTAGACATgtgttccaattctttgaagtATCACACTAGTTTTGACAATATATTTACAGCAATTATAAGTAGGTGTActtgagaaaaaatatgaataacgTAGTTCTCTAGGGCCAATATTTGATATGGCTTATTAAAAAAGCTTAAGAAAAAAGATTTGTGGGATCACATcttgctgtgcttagggattattcttggctttgtgttcaggaatcactcctggtggtgctcagaccatatgtcatgccaggaattgaacctgggttaactacatgcaaagtaagcatcttACTTCTGGGCCTCTTTTGTTATTCTTACAGATTAAAAAGGCAATATAGTTTCTagttatgaagaaaataaaacaatgaagagAAATATCTTTACTGTTATATTATCCATTTATTATAGTGCAAGTGATAATGCTATCATTAAGTGAATAGAGTTATATTATCAATTAGGTAATAAGCTTTTCATAAGGCATAAATTCTAtgacataacttttttttttttttttttggtttttgggccacacctggcgatgctcaggggttactcctggctgtctgctcagaaatagctcctggcaggcatgggggaccatatgggacaccgggattcgaaccaaccacctttggtcctggattggctgcttgcaaggcaaacactgctgtgttatctctccgggcctgacaaAACTTTCTAAAACACAATGAAGCATATCTAGATAAATTTGCATCACAATAGGCCACATAACAAAGTGAAGTGAGGACACCCACTACAAGACTGGTGATTTTAGAGTATAAAGAAATTAAGTttagtgcccggagagatagcatagcggtgtttgccttgcaagcacccaatcccggaccaaaggtggttggttcgaatcccggtgtcccatatggtccccccgtgtctgccaggagctatttctgagcagacagccaggactaacccctgagcatcgccgggtgtggcccaaaaaccaaaaaaaaaaataaaataaaaacaaaaaaaaaactaagtttaGAGTATAAAAAACTAAGCTACTTAAAAtttagttattcataatacagtcaaataaaaaacacaagcCTTAATATTAAAAAACGTGAGTAAACACAAATTCTATCTTTATGTTTCTAAGAGAGAAAGAATTATGACCCACCTAGATGATATGACTTACTCTAGGATAAAATAGAGCACAGAAACCAGATACCTCACTTCctaatgctttgtttttttttttataccttaATGGCACCTTAACCTACTAATTCCTACTAATTATATACATTACCTACAATTTCACCCTATGTCCCACTATAAGGTCCAAACACATCAACAAGAAATGAAtcataaagatttattttctaaacattgAATATAATCACAAGTATATTATGTGTTATGAGAGGAACATGATAAAAAGAGGCATTAAGTAAGCacacaaattaaatttattaaaccaAATTAGTTCCTATGTATATTATGGGGAGAGTTTACCTGAGTAAATGCTCCTTCTTTATCTTCAAGCAGTGACTGTGGTTCTGATAAAAAATCTCTTTTCTCACAGCTCTCATGACTGAGGAGCATGTCAGCATAGTTGGGCTGAGGGAAGATCAGGTGACTCTTGCGTGAGTCTGTCGTCAGGGACACCTCATGTGAGTAGGTCTGCAGAAAAGCCCTGACCCCGTCCACGCCCACAAAGTGCGAGGTGGGCACGCCAGCCAATCCACTTTCAGAAGCCTGCAGCAGGCGCGATGAATGCCAGCGCCTCAGCCTGAGTGCCAGCAGAACAATGACAAAGGCCAGGAAGACACAGGAAACCACGGCCACTGCCACCACCAAGTAGAGAGTGAGGTCTGAGTCCTCCTGGCTGGTGGGGGCACTCATGCTGCCCAGATCTGCCAGGACATCGGGGATGCTGTCGGCCACAGCCACTGTAAGTGTGACTGTGGCTGAGAGAGGGGGGTGCCCGTGGTCCTGGACCCCCACGACCAGGTTCTGCTTGAGTGCATCTCTGTCCAGCAGGGCACGGGCAGTGCGTACCTCACCAGTGTGCAGCCCCACAGAGAACAGCCCAGGCTCACTGGCCTTGAGCAGGCGGTAGGACAGCCAGGCATTCTGGCCTGAGTCTTTGTCCACTGCCACCACTTTGGTCACCAGGTACCCAGGTTCTGCAGAGCGGGGGGCCAGCTCCACCCCAGTGGAGCCATCAGTGGGGAATGTGGGGTACaggatctcaggtgcattgtcaTTCTGGTCCAGTACAAATATGCTCAGTGACACATTGCTGCTGAGTGGAGGATTCCCACTGTCACTGGCTTTCACCAGTAGCTGCAGGTCCTTAACCAGTTCATAGTCAAAGGAGCGCAATGCATAAAGGATACCAGTGTCTGAGTTGATGGAGATATAGGTGGAGAGAGGTACCCCTTGGACTGTGTCCTCAATGAGTGCATAAGCAATTTGAGCATTCTCAGGGCCATCAGGGTCCTGAGCGGTCA
This window of the Suncus etruscus isolate mSunEtr1 chromosome 14, mSunEtr1.pri.cur, whole genome shotgun sequence genome carries:
- the LOC126027838 gene encoding protocadherin gamma-A3 isoform X8, whose product is MVSTLRFRNGGLALLCALLGTLCKSGFGQIRYSVPEELDKGSFVGNIANDLGLELWELEERRVRIVSRGKTQLFALNPRSGSLVTAGRIDREELCAQRMSCLVQFNILVEEKLKIFEVEIEIKDINDNAPDFLTKDLEIKMGELTAPGTRFPLKTAFDADVGMNSLQNYQLSQNNYFSLAMKIVLDGTKYPELVLEHTLDREEKEVHQVILIASDGGDPILSGSLYIKVIVLDANDNPPVFTQPEYQVSVQENLPVGTRLLTVNATDPDEGFNAQVSYMLDKMPGKIFQIFHLNSVTGEISILKSLDYEEAMLYEIKIEAQDGPGLLSKATVLVNILDVNDNAPEVTITSLTGSIPEEASAGKEIALINVHDRDSGQNGQVTISVLGNMPFNLERSVGQYYRLMTARSLDREQVSEYNITLRAMDGGSPPLFVDTIITLHVADINDNPPIFAHYSYSAYILENNPRGASIFCVTALDPDSVENAQIAYALIEDTVQGVPLSTYISINSDTGILYALRSFDYELVRDLQLLVKASDSGNPPLSSNVSLSIFVLDQNDNAPEILYPTFPTDGSTGVELAPRSAEPGYLVTKVVAVDKDSGQNAWLSYRLLKASEPGLFSVGLHTGEVRTARALLDRDALKQNLVVGVQDHGHPPLSATVTLTVAVADSIPDVLADLSSISSPANQKDSDLTLYLVVAVAVVSCVFLVFVIMLLALKLRRWHSSRLLQASAGRLAGVPASHFVGVDGVRAFLQTYSHEVSLTADSRKSHLIFPQPNYADTLISQESCEKSGTVCVSNDSKFPIEDAPLVPQAPPNTDWRFSQGQRPGTSSSQNGDETGTWPNNQFDTEMLQAMILASASEAADGSSTLGGGAGTMGLSARYGPQFTLQHVPDYRQNVYIPGSNATLTSAAGKRDAKAPAGGNGNKKKSGKKEKK